The following proteins come from a genomic window of Proteiniphilum propionicum:
- a CDS encoding SusC/RagA family TonB-linked outer membrane protein, whose amino-acid sequence MRKNYRFLVLFVFIFTSLSHLLAQDISVSGAVYDNEGETLPGVSVVVKGTTQGTVTDIDGIFRITVPKGSTLLFSFVGFRTQEINITEPKQLRVEMQLSTVELEEFVAIAYGKQSRALLTHSISKVGEEEFLKTPGQNPLLQLQGKVAGLSLQVSSGQPGANPQVFIRGGSSTSPEGDAPLFIIDGIVSQGFRNISDMNPADIESVEVLKDAASTAIYGSRAANGIILIKTKSGRKGKAKVSLRYTYGIEMQPERIPLLNARDYIYLTRSNIAKFNQPELTYNGKQDQAKFLSGSFGMSTGNPRNAKNTLEFLDVYLANYGQQYVSDLLGNQGWETMQDPVTGRQLIFQDNDFQDATFTTGQKQEYDLSVSGGNDNGNYYIGLRYMDQDGILRGTNYKNYSALFNGDYKLSDKWSLSTKANLQVRDAIGGGNTANTISRSILTPPTYRLYYEDGTPAPGEGISSFRSRLHEIYYKTRYDDVTVYRTTFQTAATWDILPGLVFSPSLFYFGTEGIENYFQAHNETTGNTIRPASANHNYDRHLQGDALLSYNKKLGENHNVSAVAGTSYTHDYSYRFSGSGSGSMIDLIPTLNATADSTQRVSSTKTYEATLSYFGRVSYDYKGKYMASASLRTDGSSRFAEDKMWGIFPGVSAGWNMHREGFFSSLAEVVSRWKWRASWGRTGNNNLSVANSRGAYAITGTNYMGKVGILNTTLKNSQLRWETTDSYDIGVDLGFFDNRLNILLDYYNKLTHDRLYDEPLWYSTGFSSIKSNYGSIRNNGFEVELNATPVQTKDFTWDLGLTFSYNQSLVEKLPFNGEDKNRVGGNFVFDPTTGEEKKVGGLAEGERFGGRWAFHYLGTYQTEEEAAGAPTDPNAQGRTKHAGDSRFEDVNGDGRLDSRDMVFMGYIRPDKTGGITNTLRFKGFTVRAVMDWAIGHVIDNGFKGQIMGSSRNNNNAIQEAMTNTWQSAGDGTRYPKYTVQSDYDYQYRNHMRWDNQIGSTAQGSTNNSLYFTKGDYLAFREVSLSYLLPASLTSRMNLGEVEIFAGAYNLGYLKKYEGMFPEIYNGVDYGIYPRPRQYNMGARINF is encoded by the coding sequence ATGAGAAAAAATTATCGATTTTTGGTCTTATTTGTTTTTATATTTACTTCACTGTCGCATCTTCTGGCACAGGATATATCCGTTTCGGGAGCAGTATACGACAATGAGGGAGAGACACTGCCTGGTGTTTCTGTCGTAGTCAAGGGTACTACCCAGGGAACAGTCACCGATATCGACGGTATCTTCCGGATCACCGTTCCGAAAGGATCCACCCTGCTGTTTTCCTTCGTGGGATTCAGAACTCAGGAGATCAACATCACGGAACCGAAGCAGCTGCGCGTTGAGATGCAGCTCTCCACTGTTGAGCTGGAGGAGTTTGTGGCAATCGCCTACGGGAAACAGTCCCGTGCCCTGCTCACTCACTCCATTTCGAAAGTGGGGGAAGAAGAGTTCCTGAAGACACCGGGTCAAAATCCATTGTTACAACTTCAGGGCAAGGTGGCCGGCCTCTCGTTGCAGGTATCCAGCGGACAGCCCGGCGCCAACCCGCAGGTATTCATCCGTGGTGGTAGCTCCACTTCTCCCGAGGGTGACGCCCCCCTGTTCATCATCGACGGTATCGTCTCCCAGGGCTTTAGGAATATCTCCGATATGAATCCTGCCGATATAGAGTCGGTAGAGGTGCTCAAGGATGCGGCATCGACAGCCATCTATGGCTCCAGGGCTGCCAACGGGATCATCTTGATCAAAACAAAATCGGGGAGGAAAGGCAAGGCGAAGGTCAGCTTACGTTATACCTACGGCATCGAGATGCAGCCCGAGCGGATACCCCTGCTCAATGCCAGAGATTATATCTACCTCACCCGCAGCAATATCGCCAAGTTCAACCAGCCCGAACTCACCTACAACGGTAAGCAGGACCAGGCCAAGTTCCTCAGTGGCTCCTTCGGCATGTCCACTGGCAATCCCAGAAATGCGAAGAACACGCTCGAGTTCCTGGATGTGTACCTCGCCAACTACGGCCAGCAGTATGTGAGCGACCTGCTCGGAAACCAGGGATGGGAGACCATGCAGGATCCCGTCACCGGCCGCCAGCTGATCTTTCAGGACAACGACTTCCAGGATGCCACCTTCACCACCGGACAAAAGCAGGAGTACGACCTGAGCGTATCCGGCGGCAACGACAACGGCAACTACTACATCGGCCTCCGCTACATGGACCAGGATGGGATCCTGCGGGGCACCAACTACAAGAACTACAGCGCCCTGTTCAACGGCGACTATAAGCTGAGCGACAAGTGGAGCCTCTCCACCAAGGCCAACCTGCAGGTGAGGGACGCCATCGGCGGCGGCAACACGGCCAACACCATCTCGCGCAGCATCCTCACACCCCCCACCTACCGTCTCTACTACGAAGACGGCACACCGGCACCCGGCGAAGGGATCTCCTCCTTCAGGAGCAGGCTCCATGAGATCTACTACAAGACACGCTACGATGATGTGACTGTCTACAGGACGACCTTCCAGACGGCTGCCACCTGGGACATCCTGCCCGGGCTGGTCTTCTCCCCCTCCCTCTTCTACTTCGGCACGGAGGGTATCGAGAACTATTTCCAGGCACACAACGAGACTACCGGCAACACCATCCGTCCGGCATCGGCCAATCACAACTACGACAGGCATCTCCAGGGCGATGCGCTGCTCTCCTACAACAAGAAACTGGGTGAAAACCACAACGTCTCCGCAGTTGCCGGCACCAGCTACACCCACGACTATAGCTACCGTTTCTCCGGCAGCGGCAGTGGCTCCATGATTGACCTGATACCCACGCTCAATGCGACGGCCGACAGCACCCAGCGGGTGAGCTCTACCAAGACCTACGAGGCCACACTCAGCTACTTCGGTCGCGTGAGCTACGACTACAAAGGCAAATACATGGCCTCTGCCAGCCTGCGCACCGACGGCTCGTCGCGCTTCGCGGAAGATAAGATGTGGGGCATCTTTCCCGGGGTGTCGGCAGGATGGAACATGCACCGGGAAGGTTTCTTCTCCTCTCTCGCCGAAGTGGTGAGCCGCTGGAAATGGCGCGCCAGCTGGGGACGTACCGGCAACAACAACCTGAGCGTGGCCAACTCACGCGGTGCCTATGCCATCACCGGCACCAACTACATGGGCAAGGTGGGGATACTCAACACCACCCTGAAAAATTCGCAGCTGCGCTGGGAAACGACGGATTCCTACGACATCGGGGTTGACCTGGGCTTCTTCGACAACCGGCTGAATATCTTGCTCGACTATTACAACAAGCTGACACACGACCGTCTCTACGATGAGCCGCTTTGGTACTCCACCGGCTTCAGCTCCATCAAAAGCAACTACGGATCCATCCGCAACAACGGCTTCGAGGTGGAGCTCAACGCCACACCCGTGCAAACAAAAGATTTCACCTGGGATCTGGGCCTCACCTTCTCCTACAACCAGAGCCTGGTGGAGAAACTGCCCTTCAACGGAGAGGATAAAAACAGGGTGGGCGGTAACTTCGTCTTTGATCCAACCACAGGAGAGGAGAAGAAAGTGGGCGGACTGGCTGAAGGAGAACGCTTCGGCGGCCGCTGGGCCTTTCACTACCTGGGCACCTACCAAACCGAGGAAGAAGCAGCCGGCGCCCCTACCGACCCCAACGCGCAGGGAAGAACCAAGCATGCGGGCGACTCACGCTTCGAGGATGTGAACGGTGACGGACGACTCGACTCGCGCGACATGGTCTTCATGGGTTATATCCGCCCCGACAAAACGGGAGGAATCACCAACACCCTCCGATTCAAGGGGTTCACCGTACGCGCCGTGATGGACTGGGCCATAGGCCATGTGATCGACAACGGCTTCAAGGGCCAGATCATGGGCAGCTCCCGCAACAACAACAACGCCATCCAGGAGGCGATGACCAACACCTGGCAGAGCGCCGGCGACGGCACCCGATATCCCAAGTATACGGTGCAGAGCGACTACGACTACCAATACCGCAATCACATGCGCTGGGACAACCAGATCGGCAGCACGGCCCAGGGATCCACCAACAACAGCCTCTACTTCACTAAGGGCGACTATCTCGCCTTCAGGGAGGTATCACTGAGCTACCTGCTGCCCGCTTCACTCACCTCCCGGATGAATCTGGGAGAGGTGGAAATCTTCGCCGGAGCCTATAACCTGGGTTACCTGAAGAAGTATGAAGGGATGTTCCCCGAGATCTATAACGGTGTGGATTACGGCATCTATCCCCGCCCGAGACAATATAACATGGGTGCAAGAATCAATTTCTAA
- a CDS encoding RagB/SusD family nutrient uptake outer membrane protein, with product MKKSIKYMLFATSLLLLHACNLLEVDTVSSITGDDYWNSKGDAESYLMGIYTRLRDVSNATLHFEDRGDAFTTGLEGGPSNLWAQNLTAQNGYSWLDYYAVIHHCNLMIKNVETIPFGIEAEKNAILAETYFIRSMMYFNLVRVWGDAPIELEPTESASKPKLPRSPATAVLQQALDDVNKAIELFPKEGYANGKGRASKPAAWALKADILLWKAKVLDGTDQDLQEVITLADKASAGLSLEEVFGNIYATKKGKEVIFAIHFNIFEKDAQYSQSLKPRDVFVEKAVNKDDIPYAKGGARSTYAPSNELMALFAVNAADVRRDQSYIRAVDAAGNLIGIFDNKMRGTKTEGDRSYDSDIVVYRLAEMYLFKAEAYAALDRIPEAIAELEKVRNRAKTGPYTGATDRLSVEREILDERGRELYLERKRWPDLLRFHFGGTIDVYEVVPNLRKKADEGVTVPLYLAIPLRELDLNPNLIQTEGYDTGN from the coding sequence ATGAAAAAGAGTATCAAATACATGCTTTTCGCAACGTCACTGCTCCTGCTGCATGCCTGCAACCTGCTCGAGGTGGACACCGTCTCCAGCATCACGGGCGATGATTACTGGAACTCGAAGGGCGACGCCGAGAGCTACCTGATGGGTATCTATACCCGTCTACGCGATGTATCCAACGCCACGCTCCATTTTGAAGACAGGGGCGATGCCTTCACCACCGGCCTGGAGGGAGGCCCCTCCAACCTGTGGGCACAGAACCTCACTGCGCAGAACGGCTACAGCTGGCTCGACTACTACGCGGTGATCCATCACTGCAACCTGATGATCAAGAATGTGGAGACCATCCCTTTCGGTATTGAAGCGGAGAAGAATGCCATCCTCGCCGAGACCTATTTCATCCGCTCCATGATGTACTTCAACCTGGTGAGGGTATGGGGCGATGCTCCGATCGAGCTGGAGCCCACCGAGAGTGCCAGCAAACCCAAGCTGCCCCGGTCGCCCGCTACCGCGGTGCTGCAGCAAGCACTCGATGATGTGAACAAAGCCATCGAGCTCTTCCCAAAGGAAGGTTATGCCAATGGCAAGGGCCGTGCCTCCAAGCCGGCAGCATGGGCGCTAAAGGCCGACATACTCCTGTGGAAGGCCAAGGTGCTCGACGGAACCGACCAGGACCTGCAGGAGGTGATCACCCTTGCCGACAAGGCTTCGGCAGGACTCTCCCTCGAAGAGGTCTTCGGCAACATCTACGCCACCAAAAAAGGCAAAGAGGTCATCTTCGCCATCCACTTCAATATCTTCGAGAAGGATGCCCAGTACAGCCAGAGCCTGAAGCCACGCGATGTGTTCGTGGAGAAGGCGGTCAACAAGGACGATATACCCTATGCCAAGGGTGGTGCCCGCAGCACCTATGCACCCAGCAACGAGCTGATGGCCCTCTTCGCGGTGAACGCGGCAGACGTGCGGCGAGACCAGTCCTACATCAGGGCGGTCGATGCGGCAGGCAACCTCATCGGCATCTTCGACAACAAGATGCGCGGGACCAAGACCGAGGGCGACCGTAGCTACGACTCCGACATCGTGGTCTACCGCCTGGCCGAGATGTACCTCTTCAAGGCCGAGGCCTATGCAGCCCTCGACAGGATCCCCGAGGCAATCGCCGAGCTGGAGAAGGTGAGGAACAGGGCAAAGACCGGCCCCTACACCGGCGCCACCGACCGTCTCTCCGTGGAGAGGGAGATACTGGACGAGAGAGGCAGGGAGCTCTACCTCGAGAGAAAGAGATGGCCCGACCTGCTGCGCTTCCACTTCGGCGGCACCATCGACGTGTATGAGGTGGTACCCAACCTCCGCAAGAAAGCCGACGAGGGAGTCACTGTCCCGCTCTACCTGGCCATACCGCTCAGAGAGCTCGACCTGAATCCCAACCTGATACAGACAGAAGGTTATGACACTGGCAACTGA
- a CDS encoding sialidase family protein produces MIRQEIILIAALLLISCGTTGEVGVSLTSPVLPVLTGKEFNPVQKIALIRQQPGDYTLEKVVLSLKGTTDIGDITKVTLFGANEKGLPDTGITVGEAVLQGTMATFTDHFPVTGDTLTLWVTVTLKEEIDLTHRIGIQCSEIVTDKGRLRLPDSDAQPLRTGVTLRQHGQDGVHTSRIPGLATSKKGTLLAIYDARYESARDLQGHMDIALNRSFDGGRTWDPMQVVLDRKEWGGMPEKYNGVSDACILVDDRTGDIYVAGLWMHGLLDAETGKWVEGLTADSTRWLHQWRAKGSQPGFGVKETSQFLITKSSDDGLTWSEPINITSVKKKEWWLFAPAPGQGITMTDGTLVFPSQGRDENGTSFSNITWSKDGGKTWKTSNPATKNTTECAVVELQDGSLMLNMRDNRNRGNEEVNGRSVFVTSDLGETWKEHPTSRKALIEPTCMASLHTHRYMEDGVKKSLLLFVNPASTSKRNNITLKVSYDGGNTWPEEKQILLDEYSGRGYSCITSVNDSTLGILYESSQADMAFQTVSLKEIQP; encoded by the coding sequence ATGATCAGACAAGAAATCATACTGATAGCGGCATTGCTGCTGATTTCCTGCGGAACAACCGGAGAGGTGGGAGTTTCCCTCACCTCCCCGGTGCTTCCTGTGCTTACCGGAAAAGAGTTTAACCCGGTGCAGAAGATAGCATTGATACGGCAGCAGCCGGGCGACTATACGCTGGAGAAGGTGGTGCTCTCGCTGAAGGGGACCACCGATATCGGCGATATCACGAAGGTGACGCTCTTCGGAGCCAACGAGAAAGGGCTTCCCGATACTGGGATCACGGTGGGCGAGGCAGTGCTGCAGGGCACTATGGCCACTTTTACCGATCACTTCCCCGTGACCGGAGACACACTCACCCTCTGGGTGACCGTCACCCTGAAGGAGGAGATTGACCTCACCCACCGCATCGGCATACAGTGCAGCGAGATCGTCACCGACAAGGGCAGGCTACGCCTCCCCGACAGTGACGCGCAGCCCCTGCGGACAGGTGTGACCCTTCGGCAACATGGACAGGACGGTGTACACACCTCACGCATACCCGGTCTGGCTACTTCAAAAAAAGGTACGTTGTTGGCAATCTATGACGCACGCTACGAAAGTGCGCGCGACCTGCAGGGTCATATGGACATTGCCTTGAACCGGAGCTTCGATGGCGGACGTACTTGGGACCCCATGCAGGTGGTACTCGATAGGAAGGAGTGGGGCGGCATGCCGGAGAAATATAATGGGGTGAGCGATGCCTGTATCCTGGTGGATGATCGAACAGGAGACATTTATGTGGCCGGCCTGTGGATGCACGGATTGTTGGATGCGGAGACAGGGAAATGGGTTGAGGGTTTGACTGCCGACAGCACACGGTGGCTACACCAATGGCGTGCGAAAGGTTCTCAGCCCGGCTTTGGTGTAAAGGAAACCTCCCAGTTCCTGATTACGAAAAGCAGCGACGATGGCCTCACCTGGAGCGAGCCAATCAACATCACCTCCGTAAAAAAGAAGGAGTGGTGGCTCTTTGCGCCGGCACCCGGACAGGGAATCACCATGACTGACGGCACGTTGGTTTTTCCATCACAAGGTAGGGATGAAAATGGCACCTCATTCTCTAATATTACTTGGAGCAAAGATGGAGGAAAGACATGGAAAACAAGTAACCCGGCAACCAAAAATACGACAGAGTGTGCCGTGGTTGAACTCCAAGACGGATCACTGATGCTGAATATGCGGGATAACCGCAACAGGGGCAATGAGGAGGTGAACGGCCGATCGGTGTTTGTTACCAGTGATCTGGGCGAGACTTGGAAAGAACACCCCACCTCCCGGAAAGCTCTTATAGAACCCACCTGCATGGCTAGTCTCCATACACATCGTTATATGGAGGATGGTGTGAAAAAATCGTTGCTACTGTTTGTCAATCCGGCATCTACCTCAAAACGGAATAACATCACCCTGAAAGTGAGTTACGACGGTGGCAATACCTGGCCCGAAGAGAAACAGATCCTGCTTGATGAATACAGCGGACGTGGCTATTCCTGCATCACATCGGTGAACGACTCCACCCTTGGCATTCTGTATGAGAGCAGCCAGGCTGACATGGCCTTCCAGACGGTTTCTCTTAAAGAGATACAACCATGA
- a CDS encoding sialidase family protein, producing MIFYSKKCWLILFLLTPMLLSACGDGGGVINPDPDPNPDPVPVSEFNYVFRQATAGYEVYRIPAIVKTNGGTLLAFAEARKLRSNGDTGDIDMVVKRSSDNGKTWSSQIMIWDDGANTCGNPVPIVDDKGRVHLLMSWNHGDDKWSTLVNATGKDTRRAYYTWSDDEGVTWSEPAEITSAVKDVSWDWYGTGPVHGIQLKKGAHAGRLVAPCYFTRRENGRVVDYSHVIYSDDYGTTWKAGSPTPAGSVGECTVAELADGSLLLNMRTSDGFYRKQSLSNDGGLTWSTPAVAAAQLDAKCQGSILTIGSTLLLSNAAAATRTNMTIRRSADNGATWNGSYVVYTGNSGYSDMVELEGGKVAILYEGGKNRYTEGLDFKIIPISDIK from the coding sequence ATGATATTTTACAGTAAGAAATGCTGGTTGATCCTTTTCCTCCTCACGCCCATGCTCTTATCGGCCTGCGGCGACGGAGGGGGAGTGATCAACCCCGATCCCGACCCGAACCCCGATCCCGTACCCGTCTCTGAATTCAACTATGTATTCAGGCAGGCCACCGCCGGCTACGAAGTCTACCGCATCCCCGCCATCGTGAAGACCAACGGCGGCACACTCCTCGCCTTCGCCGAGGCACGCAAGCTGCGGAGCAACGGCGACACGGGTGATATCGACATGGTGGTGAAGCGGTCGTCCGACAACGGCAAGACCTGGAGCAGCCAGATCATGATATGGGACGACGGGGCCAACACCTGCGGCAACCCCGTACCCATCGTCGACGACAAGGGAAGGGTGCACCTGCTGATGAGCTGGAACCACGGCGACGACAAGTGGAGCACCCTGGTGAATGCTACCGGAAAAGATACCCGCAGGGCCTACTACACCTGGTCCGACGATGAAGGGGTTACCTGGAGCGAGCCCGCGGAGATCACCTCAGCCGTCAAGGATGTCTCCTGGGACTGGTACGGCACGGGCCCTGTACACGGCATCCAGCTGAAGAAAGGTGCGCACGCCGGACGACTGGTGGCACCCTGTTACTTCACCCGCAGAGAGAACGGCAGGGTCGTCGACTACTCCCACGTGATCTACTCCGACGACTACGGCACCACCTGGAAGGCGGGCAGCCCTACCCCAGCGGGTAGCGTGGGTGAATGCACTGTGGCTGAGCTGGCCGACGGCTCACTCCTCCTCAACATGCGTACCAGTGACGGCTTCTACCGCAAGCAGAGCCTGAGCAACGACGGCGGTCTCACCTGGTCCACCCCGGCAGTGGCTGCCGCCCAGCTCGATGCCAAGTGCCAGGGCAGCATCCTCACCATCGGCAGCACGCTGCTCCTCTCCAATGCGGCGGCAGCCACGCGTACCAACATGACCATCCGCCGGAGTGCCGACAACGGAGCCACCTGGAACGGCAGCTATGTTGTCTACACCGGCAACTCCGGCTATTCCGACATGGTAGAGCTGGAGGGCGGCAAGGTGGCCATCCTCTATGAAGGCGGTAAAAACCGCTATACCGAAGGACTCGATTTCAAAATCATCCCTATCAGCGATATCAAATGA
- a CDS encoding sialidase family protein, protein MRSDYSSMLFLIGLMLFTACTAETPPIDKPGPDPDPEETSVTAPDIFRAATEGYSCFRIPAVSRTKKNTLLAFAEGRKRNCKDEGDIDLVLRRSVDNGKTWSPLIMVWDDGGNTCGNPSPVVDPETGRIHLLMTWNLGEDNIGAINAGTSTDTRRVFHSWSDDDGLTWTRPKEITSSVKDLSWGWYATGPCHGIVLTKEPYRGRMVIPCDYIEVGTGRKQYSHVIYSDDKGETWHMGGKSLGGNESTVAELSDGRLVLNMRNASPYRTVAFSSDGGASWSPSRQDYALIDPTCQASILNHTTDGEHLLFFSNAASSKRVNMTLRRSSDDGTTWPASYVVHSGPSAYSDIVMVSDSEVGILYERGVNNPYEKISFEKINKERIK, encoded by the coding sequence ATGAGAAGCGACTATTCATCCATGCTCTTCCTCATCGGGTTGATGCTCTTCACGGCGTGCACGGCCGAGACACCACCCATCGACAAGCCCGGTCCGGATCCTGACCCGGAAGAGACATCCGTCACGGCTCCCGATATCTTCCGCGCGGCCACGGAGGGCTACAGCTGCTTCCGCATACCGGCCGTCAGCCGCACGAAGAAGAACACGCTGCTGGCCTTCGCCGAGGGCAGGAAAAGAAACTGTAAGGATGAGGGCGATATCGATCTGGTGCTGCGGCGCTCTGTCGACAATGGCAAGACGTGGAGCCCCCTCATCATGGTATGGGACGATGGTGGCAACACCTGCGGCAACCCCAGTCCGGTGGTCGATCCCGAAACCGGGAGAATACACCTGCTCATGACCTGGAACCTGGGAGAGGACAACATCGGGGCCATCAATGCCGGCACCAGCACCGACACTCGCCGGGTGTTCCACAGCTGGTCCGACGATGACGGCCTCACCTGGACACGTCCGAAGGAGATCACCTCCTCGGTGAAAGACCTCTCCTGGGGATGGTATGCCACGGGCCCCTGCCATGGCATCGTCCTGACCAAAGAACCCTACCGGGGAAGGATGGTCATACCCTGCGACTACATAGAGGTGGGTACAGGCCGGAAGCAGTACTCCCATGTCATCTACTCCGACGACAAGGGGGAGACATGGCATATGGGTGGCAAATCGCTGGGCGGCAACGAATCTACCGTGGCGGAGCTCTCAGACGGACGCCTGGTTCTCAACATGCGGAACGCTAGCCCCTACCGTACGGTTGCCTTCAGCAGCGACGGCGGCGCAAGCTGGTCCCCGTCGCGGCAGGACTATGCGCTGATCGACCCCACCTGCCAGGCGAGCATCCTCAACCACACGACCGACGGTGAGCACCTGCTCTTCTTTTCCAATGCCGCCAGCTCCAAAAGGGTGAATATGACCTTGCGGCGTAGCAGCGACGACGGCACCACCTGGCCGGCCTCCTACGTGGTACACAGCGGCCCTTCGGCCTACTCCGACATCGTGATGGTCTCCGACAGTGAGGTAGGCATTCTCTATGAACGGGGAGTCAACAACCCTTACGAGAAGATCAGCTTCGAAAAAATCAACAAGGAACGAATAAAATAA
- a CDS encoding PKD domain-containing protein, which produces MKTIKLLCLLGCAVITLMVACTDEAAQVLTPEFSADAQEIVAGEEVSFRDESLGNPSKWNWYFEGGSPDSSILFSPKVKYETPGTYSVRLVVGRGSNSQTITRESFITVNHPSVITVDFTADKTIATNEDVITFTDLSVGYPTEWRWEFTPLEGAVITSSEQHPSLTFVPGIYTVKLTATNPNTSSSKTMTDYLTVIDKYSVAANFAAQARMTYAGGSIHFQDNSSGNATGWSWAFEGGTPATSGEQNPVVTYAAAGRYKVTLTTSNEINSSTITKEAYVSVIPAEELVLFYPFDGSSADAGPHGLNPDIISKGEVNILFNADTRYSGVSAEGRTAAQFMSADAGNYAILSVPETSYLDFQTSDFTVAFWVKVPPITRNQAVYHHGSGPGARPDNENRQSWFRFQPASPFARFVVEQKGKAGNWVEYKDQSMTDGQWHHFVCIYKEVAGRKDGYMYIDGVLKVSNLGKDIKTIDGTPYYIGCNYRITSGAFSPENFLNGYLDDYILYKRALSDEEARDLYNY; this is translated from the coding sequence ATGAAGACAATCAAATTACTCTGTTTACTCGGTTGTGCCGTCATCACCCTGATGGTTGCCTGCACCGATGAGGCAGCACAGGTGCTGACACCTGAGTTCAGCGCAGACGCCCAGGAGATCGTCGCCGGCGAAGAGGTCTCCTTCAGGGATGAATCGCTGGGGAACCCCAGCAAATGGAACTGGTATTTCGAGGGAGGATCGCCCGACAGCTCCATCCTCTTCAGCCCGAAGGTGAAGTACGAGACACCCGGGACCTACAGCGTACGCCTTGTCGTGGGCAGAGGCAGCAACTCCCAGACCATCACGCGGGAGTCGTTCATCACGGTGAACCACCCGTCGGTGATCACCGTCGACTTTACTGCCGACAAGACCATCGCCACCAACGAAGATGTCATCACCTTCACCGACCTCTCCGTGGGTTATCCCACCGAATGGCGCTGGGAGTTTACCCCTCTGGAGGGAGCGGTAATCACCAGCAGCGAGCAGCACCCTTCTCTCACCTTCGTGCCGGGGATTTACACCGTAAAGTTGACCGCCACGAACCCCAACACCTCATCGAGCAAGACAATGACAGACTACCTGACGGTGATCGACAAATATTCTGTTGCGGCCAACTTTGCTGCCCAGGCAAGAATGACCTATGCCGGCGGCAGCATCCATTTTCAGGATAACAGCTCCGGCAACGCCACAGGCTGGTCGTGGGCCTTCGAGGGAGGAACCCCCGCCACCTCGGGCGAGCAGAACCCCGTCGTGACCTATGCCGCAGCGGGCCGGTACAAGGTGACACTCACCACCTCCAACGAGATCAACAGCTCTACCATCACCAAGGAGGCATATGTCTCGGTCATCCCCGCGGAAGAGCTGGTACTCTTCTATCCCTTCGACGGAAGCAGCGCCGATGCCGGTCCTCACGGACTCAACCCCGACATCATCAGCAAGGGTGAGGTGAATATCCTCTTCAATGCCGACACGCGGTATAGTGGTGTCAGCGCGGAAGGACGCACGGCAGCGCAGTTCATGAGCGCCGACGCCGGCAACTATGCCATCCTGTCGGTACCGGAGACCAGTTATCTCGATTTCCAGACGTCCGACTTCACCGTCGCCTTCTGGGTCAAGGTGCCTCCCATCACGCGCAATCAGGCGGTATATCACCATGGCTCCGGCCCCGGTGCACGCCCCGACAACGAGAACCGTCAGAGCTGGTTCCGTTTCCAGCCGGCCAGTCCCTTTGCCCGCTTTGTCGTGGAGCAGAAGGGCAAAGCCGGTAACTGGGTCGAGTACAAGGATCAGTCGATGACCGACGGCCAGTGGCACCACTTTGTCTGCATCTACAAGGAGGTGGCAGGCCGCAAGGACGGCTACATGTACATCGACGGCGTACTGAAGGTGAGCAACCTGGGCAAGGACATCAAAACCATCGACGGAACGCCCTACTACATCGGCTGTAACTACAGGATCACCAGCGGGGCATTCAGCCCGGAGAACTTTTTGAACGGTTACCTCGATGATTACATTCTCTATAAAAGAGCGTTGAGCGATGAGGAAGCCAGAGACCTGTATAACTATTAA